A window of Chloroflexota bacterium contains these coding sequences:
- a CDS encoding helix-turn-helix transcriptional regulator, protein MSLRELAKKVGVSAAFLFDIELGRRNPSDKYLSAIARALETPLDELKQYDTRPTMRDLRRMTISDPQFGFAFRQLIDKKITPQELLDFIGEQNKDKEKE, encoded by the coding sequence ATGTCATTGCGGGAATTGGCCAAAAAAGTGGGTGTATCTGCGGCATTCTTATTCGATATCGAACTTGGTCGTCGAAATCCGTCGGACAAGTACTTGAGTGCAATCGCAAGGGCTCTGGAAACCCCACTTGATGAACTTAAACAATATGACACACGTCCAACCATGCGCGACCTTCGGCGGATGACTATCTCAGACCCTCAGTTTGGCTTTGCTTTTCGTCAACTAATTGACAAGAAAATCACACCTCAGGAATTGTTAGATTTTATCGGGGAACAGAATAAGGACAAGGAAAAGGAATGA
- a CDS encoding multiubiquitin domain-containing protein, whose product MSDTKAKGPKFYLDIEGEEKPWDKDTITTEEIAALGGWDVSLGVILIDKKDNTERTLNPGEIVELKPGMGFSKKVRFKRGCLVCKNALRKN is encoded by the coding sequence ATGAGTGATACTAAAGCAAAGGGACCCAAGTTCTACCTCGATATTGAGGGGGAAGAGAAACCGTGGGACAAAGACACCATAACCACGGAAGAGATTGCCGCCCTGGGAGGATGGGACGTTTCTCTGGGCGTAATCTTAATCGATAAGAAAGACAACACAGAGCGTACGCTTAATCCTGGAGAGATCGTTGAACTTAAGCCTGGGATGGGATTTTCTAAGAAAGTGAGATTTAAGAGAGGCTGTTTAGTTTGCAAGAACGCATTGAGGAAGAACTAG